From the Phyllopteryx taeniolatus isolate TA_2022b chromosome 16, UOR_Ptae_1.2, whole genome shotgun sequence genome, one window contains:
- the engl gene encoding transforming growth factor beta receptor type 3 isoform X5, with the protein MMPSLPGIGWTVFCVLLLWRRRAASSKERQCSVAQVGALHPVEALLEKFEAGPGCAARESGDKETHVIAVGRVTSGPDNMVTVLLKPLAPGQSGLRKVHLLLSSKQPISWRLEAERLPPDLPVLVKVSSNSSVQSQTLRLRVRPLHWVPFRPRALYRWALKHHGNLSSMTHVTHGNRVYVRLGEDLTQPPVCHLKSMFISNNYMTSDLQPQEIQGCDHSAATGNNLEVHVIKLYSAGSGLCGSLQVEVIVSLVPPSDTSLRQKVVLILSSSVPVNWAIVAHDVQGYIFIHSSNSVSPPYPPEPELTLTTTIIPDLSTIPDLLVWANDNGYNNVTSYTEADRANRFVIQLAGSGAGQDPYVVGAMKPIAKRPKWAEERPLREWLNGGGRAEGDRDSFTVQCEDGRLSVAVDQRTLQTLSVPVSAVTLRDPTCQAQSNGSHFLLVFPVISCGTEGKLLPHTKRVQYKNMVLLWKDQPHTMLSHNETDWTSRSSLGIHFSCLDEVASTPQLGPAGNVNTSQLFVTESYKQRRIGPCVIAADQRVYVEISAKGPFIDVAEVKSCVVSPLSDPKSSTFWTVISNNCPADPSLTFVHAKVKEETEDADEQEEEMEDRLEDKKGYKEISDEDKSVSHQAKPGKKGREGPSRKETVIRPLRFSFILRPVYNVSMQFLHCSLHLCVSDKTTREPTKKRVKKECPDAKDIPPLVSRTLGQKCEIRNLSRPIVVTQPLNSLAHKALKSTTGQRSKRLSVSPLAIPAPPQARVSGGGSLQTGPMIGIAFATFVMGVSLMGMLWCIFTYTVSREIPFEGAGYLTDQTPGGHRTWGPPSLSDELTSSV; encoded by the exons ATGATGCCTTCATTGCCAGGAATTGGATGGACTGTTTTTTGCGTACTGCTGCTCTGGAGGAGACGGGCAG CTTCCAGTAAAGAGAGACAATGTTCCGTGGCTCAAGTGGGGGCGCTCCACCCAGTTGAGGCTCTGCTGGAGAAGTTTGAGGCTGGCCCAGGCTGTGCTGCCAGAGAGAGTGGGGACAAGGAGACTCATGTCATCGCAGTGGGGAGAGTAACCAGTGGCCCTGACAACATG GTCACAGTACTGTTGAAGCCCCTGGCCCCGGGCCAGTCAGGTTTGAGAAAAGTTCACTTACTACTCAGCTCCAAGCAACCAATCAGCTGGAGGCTGGAAGCTGAGAGACTGCCCCCTGACCTCCCTGTGCTAGTGAAG GTGTCCTCAAACTCCAGTGTTCAGTCCCAGACTCTACGCTTGCGTGTCCGGCCGCTACATTGGGTCCCTTTCCGTCCGCGCGCGCTGTACCGCTGGGCTCTGAAACACCATGGCAACCTGTCCTCTATGACACACGTTACACATGGAAACCGAGTGTATGTCCGACTGGGAGAGG ATCTGACTCAGCCTCCAGTGTGCCATCTTAAGTCAATGTTTATCTCCAACAACTACATGACCTCAGACCTGCAACCACAAGAAATACAAGGCTGCGACCATTCCGCAGCAACTGGAAACAACCTAGAGGTCCACGTGATCAAACTCTATTCAGCAGGCTCAGGACTCTGTGG CTCACTGCAGGTGGAGGTGATTGTGTCGCTTGTGCCCCCTTCGGACACTTCTTTGAGACAAAaggtggtgctgattctcaGCAGTTCGGTGCCAGTCAATTGGGCCATTGTTGCTCACGACGTCCAGggttatatttttattcat TCCTCTAATAGTGTTTCCCCTCCCTACCCTCCTGAGCCCGAACTGACTCTGACTACTACAATCATCCCCGACCTGTCCACCATACCGGACCTGCTTGTGTGGGCCAATGACAATGGCTACAACAATGTGACATCGTACACGGAAGCTGACCGGGCCAATCGCTTTGTGATCCAGCTGGCTGGGTCCGGGGCAGGTCAGGACCCAT atGTAGTTGGAGCAATGAAGCCCATTGCCAAGAGGCCTAAGTGGGCTGAGGAGCGTCCCCTGAGAGAATGGCTCAATGGCGGCGGAAGAGCAGAAGGAGACCGAGACAGTTTCACAGTGCAGTGTGAAGACGGACGCCTGAGTGTGGCAGTGGACCAACGCACACTGCAG ACTTTGTCTGTGCCAGTTTCTGCTGTAACTTTGCGTGACCCAACATGCCAAGCTCAGTCCAATGGGAGTCATTTCCTGTTGGTGTTCCCAGTCATTTCCTGCGGGACTGAGGGGAAGCTCCTGCCACATACTAAACGGGTGCAGTACAAAAACATG GTGCTGTTATGGAAAGACCAGCCTCATACCATGTTGTCACATAATGAGACTGATTGGACATCCAGAAGTTCACTTGGTATACAT TTTAGCTGTTTGGATGAAGTCGCCAGCACACCTCAACTAGGTCCTGCTGGTAATGTCAATACTTCTCAG CTTTTCGTCACTGAGAGCTACAAGCAGCGACGCATTGGACCATGTGTCATTGCTGCAGACCAGCGTGTTTATGTCGAG ATTTCCGCCAAGGGGCCCTTCATAGACGTTGCTGAGGTGAAGTCGTGTGTTGTTTCGCCTCTGTCGGACCCCAAAAGCTCTACCTTCTGGACTGTCATAAGCAACAACTGTCCTGCAGACCCCTCACTTACCTTTGTGCATGCGAAAGTTAAGGAGGAGACAGAAGATGCTGatgagcaggaggaggagatggaaGACAGACTTGAAGATAAAAAAGGATACAAGGAGATCAGTGACGAAGACAAAAGTGTCTCCCATCAAGCCAAACCCGGCAAAAAAGGGAGAGAAGGACCCTCGAGGAAGGAAACGGTTATACGGCCATTAAGATTTAGTTTCATCCTACGGCCAGTTTACAATGTCTCCATGCAGTTTCTCCACTGCAGCCTTCACCTCTGTGTCTCTGACAAGACAACAAGGGAACCCACAAAGAAAAGAGTAAAGAAGGAATGTCCAGATGCTAAAGATATTCCTCCACTTGTTTCCAGGACACTTGGACAGAAG TGTGAGATTAGAAACCTCTCCCGGCCCATTGTGGTCACCCAGCCTCTTAACTCACTGGCACATAAAGCATTGAAGTCCACCACAGGCCAGCGAAGCAAACGACTCAGTGTCTCCCCTCTGGCCATTCCTGCCCCACCACAGGCAAGAG TATCTGGAGGTGGTTCATTGCAGACAGGACCAATGATAGGAATCGCCTTTGCAACCTTTGTAATGGGTGTCAGTTTGATGGGGATGCTGTGGTGCATCTTCACTTATACAG TGTCACGTGAGATACCATTTGAAGGAGCGGGTTACTTAACAGACCAGACACCTGGAGGTCACCGCACATGGGGTCCACCTTCTCTCTCAGATGAGTTGACCAGCTCAGTATAA
- the engl gene encoding transforming growth factor beta receptor type 3 isoform X4 gives MMPSLPGIGWTVFCVLLLWRRRAASSKERQCSVAQVGALHPVEALLEKFEAGPGCAARESGDKETHVIAVGRVTSGPDNMVTVLLKPLAPGQSGLRKVHLLLSSKQPISWRLEAERLPPDLPVLVKVSSNSSVQSQTLRLRVRPLHWVPFRPRALYRWALKHHGNLSSMTHVTHGNRVYVRLGEDLTQPPVCHLKSMFISNNYMTSDLQPQEIQGCDHSAATGNNLEVHVIKLYSAGSGLCGSLQVEVIVSLVPPSDTSLRQKVVLILSSSVPVNWAIVAHDVQGYIFIHSSNSVSPPYPPEPELTLTTTIIPDLSTIPDLLVWANDNGYNNVTSYTEADRANRFVIQLAGSGAGQDPYVVGAMKPIAKRPKWAEERPLREWLNGGGRAEGDRDSFTVQCEDGRLSVAVDQRTLQTLSVPVSAVTLRDPTCQAQSNGSHFLLVFPVISCGTEGKLLPHTKRVQYKNMFSCLDEVASTPQLGPAGNVNTSQVPWAPLPDRGPLHISTPKLKSGPLLLLKLFVTESYKQRRIGPCVIAADQRVYVEISAKGPFIDVAEVKSCVVSPLSDPKSSTFWTVISNNCPADPSLTFVHAKVKEETEDADEQEEEMEDRLEDKKGYKEISDEDKSVSHQAKPGKKGREGPSRKETVIRPLRFSFILRPVYNVSMQFLHCSLHLCVSDKTTREPTKKRVKKECPDAKDIPPLVSRTLGQKCEIRNLSRPIVVTQPLNSLAHKALKSTTGQRSKRLSVSPLAIPAPPQARVSGGGSLQTGPMIGIAFATFVMGVSLMGMLWCIFTYTVSREIPFEGAGYLTDQTPGGHRTWGPPSLSDELTSSV, from the exons ATGATGCCTTCATTGCCAGGAATTGGATGGACTGTTTTTTGCGTACTGCTGCTCTGGAGGAGACGGGCAG CTTCCAGTAAAGAGAGACAATGTTCCGTGGCTCAAGTGGGGGCGCTCCACCCAGTTGAGGCTCTGCTGGAGAAGTTTGAGGCTGGCCCAGGCTGTGCTGCCAGAGAGAGTGGGGACAAGGAGACTCATGTCATCGCAGTGGGGAGAGTAACCAGTGGCCCTGACAACATG GTCACAGTACTGTTGAAGCCCCTGGCCCCGGGCCAGTCAGGTTTGAGAAAAGTTCACTTACTACTCAGCTCCAAGCAACCAATCAGCTGGAGGCTGGAAGCTGAGAGACTGCCCCCTGACCTCCCTGTGCTAGTGAAG GTGTCCTCAAACTCCAGTGTTCAGTCCCAGACTCTACGCTTGCGTGTCCGGCCGCTACATTGGGTCCCTTTCCGTCCGCGCGCGCTGTACCGCTGGGCTCTGAAACACCATGGCAACCTGTCCTCTATGACACACGTTACACATGGAAACCGAGTGTATGTCCGACTGGGAGAGG ATCTGACTCAGCCTCCAGTGTGCCATCTTAAGTCAATGTTTATCTCCAACAACTACATGACCTCAGACCTGCAACCACAAGAAATACAAGGCTGCGACCATTCCGCAGCAACTGGAAACAACCTAGAGGTCCACGTGATCAAACTCTATTCAGCAGGCTCAGGACTCTGTGG CTCACTGCAGGTGGAGGTGATTGTGTCGCTTGTGCCCCCTTCGGACACTTCTTTGAGACAAAaggtggtgctgattctcaGCAGTTCGGTGCCAGTCAATTGGGCCATTGTTGCTCACGACGTCCAGggttatatttttattcat TCCTCTAATAGTGTTTCCCCTCCCTACCCTCCTGAGCCCGAACTGACTCTGACTACTACAATCATCCCCGACCTGTCCACCATACCGGACCTGCTTGTGTGGGCCAATGACAATGGCTACAACAATGTGACATCGTACACGGAAGCTGACCGGGCCAATCGCTTTGTGATCCAGCTGGCTGGGTCCGGGGCAGGTCAGGACCCAT atGTAGTTGGAGCAATGAAGCCCATTGCCAAGAGGCCTAAGTGGGCTGAGGAGCGTCCCCTGAGAGAATGGCTCAATGGCGGCGGAAGAGCAGAAGGAGACCGAGACAGTTTCACAGTGCAGTGTGAAGACGGACGCCTGAGTGTGGCAGTGGACCAACGCACACTGCAG ACTTTGTCTGTGCCAGTTTCTGCTGTAACTTTGCGTGACCCAACATGCCAAGCTCAGTCCAATGGGAGTCATTTCCTGTTGGTGTTCCCAGTCATTTCCTGCGGGACTGAGGGGAAGCTCCTGCCACATACTAAACGGGTGCAGTACAAAAACATG TTTAGCTGTTTGGATGAAGTCGCCAGCACACCTCAACTAGGTCCTGCTGGTAATGTCAATACTTCTCAGGTACCCTGGGCTCCCTTGCCTGATCGGGGACCACTCCACATCTCTACACCCAAACTCAAATCTGGGCCTTTGCTTCTTTTGAAGCTTTTCGTCACTGAGAGCTACAAGCAGCGACGCATTGGACCATGTGTCATTGCTGCAGACCAGCGTGTTTATGTCGAG ATTTCCGCCAAGGGGCCCTTCATAGACGTTGCTGAGGTGAAGTCGTGTGTTGTTTCGCCTCTGTCGGACCCCAAAAGCTCTACCTTCTGGACTGTCATAAGCAACAACTGTCCTGCAGACCCCTCACTTACCTTTGTGCATGCGAAAGTTAAGGAGGAGACAGAAGATGCTGatgagcaggaggaggagatggaaGACAGACTTGAAGATAAAAAAGGATACAAGGAGATCAGTGACGAAGACAAAAGTGTCTCCCATCAAGCCAAACCCGGCAAAAAAGGGAGAGAAGGACCCTCGAGGAAGGAAACGGTTATACGGCCATTAAGATTTAGTTTCATCCTACGGCCAGTTTACAATGTCTCCATGCAGTTTCTCCACTGCAGCCTTCACCTCTGTGTCTCTGACAAGACAACAAGGGAACCCACAAAGAAAAGAGTAAAGAAGGAATGTCCAGATGCTAAAGATATTCCTCCACTTGTTTCCAGGACACTTGGACAGAAG TGTGAGATTAGAAACCTCTCCCGGCCCATTGTGGTCACCCAGCCTCTTAACTCACTGGCACATAAAGCATTGAAGTCCACCACAGGCCAGCGAAGCAAACGACTCAGTGTCTCCCCTCTGGCCATTCCTGCCCCACCACAGGCAAGAG TATCTGGAGGTGGTTCATTGCAGACAGGACCAATGATAGGAATCGCCTTTGCAACCTTTGTAATGGGTGTCAGTTTGATGGGGATGCTGTGGTGCATCTTCACTTATACAG TGTCACGTGAGATACCATTTGAAGGAGCGGGTTACTTAACAGACCAGACACCTGGAGGTCACCGCACATGGGGTCCACCTTCTCTCTCAGATGAGTTGACCAGCTCAGTATAA
- the engl gene encoding transforming growth factor beta receptor type 3 isoform X3 gives MMPSLPGIGWTVFCVLLLWRRRAASSKERQCSVAQVGALHPVEALLEKFEAGPGCAARESGDKETHVIAVGRVTSGPDNMVTVLLKPLAPGQSGLRKVHLLLSSKQPISWRLEAERLPPDLPVLVKVSSNSSVQSQTLRLRVRPLHWVPFRPRALYRWALKHHGNLSSMTHVTHGNRVYVRLGEDLTQPPVCHLKSMFISNNYMTSDLQPQEIQGCDHSAATGNNLEVHVIKLYSAGSGLCGSLQVEVIVSLVPPSDTSLRQKVVLILSSSVPVNWAIVAHDVQGYIFIHSSNSVSPPYPPEPELTLTTTIIPDLSTIPDLLVWANDNGYNNVTSYTEADRANRFVIQLAGSGAGQDPYVVGAMKPIAKRPKWAEERPLREWLNGGGRAEGDRDSFTVQCEDGRLSVAVDQRTLQTLSVPVSAVTLRDPTCQAQSNGSHFLLVFPVISCGTEGKLLPHTKRVQYKNMVLLWKDQPHTMLSHNETDWTSRSSLGIHVPWAPLPDRGPLHISTPKLKSGPLLLLKLFVTESYKQRRIGPCVIAADQRVYVEISAKGPFIDVAEVKSCVVSPLSDPKSSTFWTVISNNCPADPSLTFVHAKVKEETEDADEQEEEMEDRLEDKKGYKEISDEDKSVSHQAKPGKKGREGPSRKETVIRPLRFSFILRPVYNVSMQFLHCSLHLCVSDKTTREPTKKRVKKECPDAKDIPPLVSRTLGQKCEIRNLSRPIVVTQPLNSLAHKALKSTTGQRSKRLSVSPLAIPAPPQARVSGGGSLQTGPMIGIAFATFVMGVSLMGMLWCIFTYTVSREIPFEGAGYLTDQTPGGHRTWGPPSLSDELTSSV, from the exons ATGATGCCTTCATTGCCAGGAATTGGATGGACTGTTTTTTGCGTACTGCTGCTCTGGAGGAGACGGGCAG CTTCCAGTAAAGAGAGACAATGTTCCGTGGCTCAAGTGGGGGCGCTCCACCCAGTTGAGGCTCTGCTGGAGAAGTTTGAGGCTGGCCCAGGCTGTGCTGCCAGAGAGAGTGGGGACAAGGAGACTCATGTCATCGCAGTGGGGAGAGTAACCAGTGGCCCTGACAACATG GTCACAGTACTGTTGAAGCCCCTGGCCCCGGGCCAGTCAGGTTTGAGAAAAGTTCACTTACTACTCAGCTCCAAGCAACCAATCAGCTGGAGGCTGGAAGCTGAGAGACTGCCCCCTGACCTCCCTGTGCTAGTGAAG GTGTCCTCAAACTCCAGTGTTCAGTCCCAGACTCTACGCTTGCGTGTCCGGCCGCTACATTGGGTCCCTTTCCGTCCGCGCGCGCTGTACCGCTGGGCTCTGAAACACCATGGCAACCTGTCCTCTATGACACACGTTACACATGGAAACCGAGTGTATGTCCGACTGGGAGAGG ATCTGACTCAGCCTCCAGTGTGCCATCTTAAGTCAATGTTTATCTCCAACAACTACATGACCTCAGACCTGCAACCACAAGAAATACAAGGCTGCGACCATTCCGCAGCAACTGGAAACAACCTAGAGGTCCACGTGATCAAACTCTATTCAGCAGGCTCAGGACTCTGTGG CTCACTGCAGGTGGAGGTGATTGTGTCGCTTGTGCCCCCTTCGGACACTTCTTTGAGACAAAaggtggtgctgattctcaGCAGTTCGGTGCCAGTCAATTGGGCCATTGTTGCTCACGACGTCCAGggttatatttttattcat TCCTCTAATAGTGTTTCCCCTCCCTACCCTCCTGAGCCCGAACTGACTCTGACTACTACAATCATCCCCGACCTGTCCACCATACCGGACCTGCTTGTGTGGGCCAATGACAATGGCTACAACAATGTGACATCGTACACGGAAGCTGACCGGGCCAATCGCTTTGTGATCCAGCTGGCTGGGTCCGGGGCAGGTCAGGACCCAT atGTAGTTGGAGCAATGAAGCCCATTGCCAAGAGGCCTAAGTGGGCTGAGGAGCGTCCCCTGAGAGAATGGCTCAATGGCGGCGGAAGAGCAGAAGGAGACCGAGACAGTTTCACAGTGCAGTGTGAAGACGGACGCCTGAGTGTGGCAGTGGACCAACGCACACTGCAG ACTTTGTCTGTGCCAGTTTCTGCTGTAACTTTGCGTGACCCAACATGCCAAGCTCAGTCCAATGGGAGTCATTTCCTGTTGGTGTTCCCAGTCATTTCCTGCGGGACTGAGGGGAAGCTCCTGCCACATACTAAACGGGTGCAGTACAAAAACATG GTGCTGTTATGGAAAGACCAGCCTCATACCATGTTGTCACATAATGAGACTGATTGGACATCCAGAAGTTCACTTGGTATACAT GTACCCTGGGCTCCCTTGCCTGATCGGGGACCACTCCACATCTCTACACCCAAACTCAAATCTGGGCCTTTGCTTCTTTTGAAGCTTTTCGTCACTGAGAGCTACAAGCAGCGACGCATTGGACCATGTGTCATTGCTGCAGACCAGCGTGTTTATGTCGAG ATTTCCGCCAAGGGGCCCTTCATAGACGTTGCTGAGGTGAAGTCGTGTGTTGTTTCGCCTCTGTCGGACCCCAAAAGCTCTACCTTCTGGACTGTCATAAGCAACAACTGTCCTGCAGACCCCTCACTTACCTTTGTGCATGCGAAAGTTAAGGAGGAGACAGAAGATGCTGatgagcaggaggaggagatggaaGACAGACTTGAAGATAAAAAAGGATACAAGGAGATCAGTGACGAAGACAAAAGTGTCTCCCATCAAGCCAAACCCGGCAAAAAAGGGAGAGAAGGACCCTCGAGGAAGGAAACGGTTATACGGCCATTAAGATTTAGTTTCATCCTACGGCCAGTTTACAATGTCTCCATGCAGTTTCTCCACTGCAGCCTTCACCTCTGTGTCTCTGACAAGACAACAAGGGAACCCACAAAGAAAAGAGTAAAGAAGGAATGTCCAGATGCTAAAGATATTCCTCCACTTGTTTCCAGGACACTTGGACAGAAG TGTGAGATTAGAAACCTCTCCCGGCCCATTGTGGTCACCCAGCCTCTTAACTCACTGGCACATAAAGCATTGAAGTCCACCACAGGCCAGCGAAGCAAACGACTCAGTGTCTCCCCTCTGGCCATTCCTGCCCCACCACAGGCAAGAG TATCTGGAGGTGGTTCATTGCAGACAGGACCAATGATAGGAATCGCCTTTGCAACCTTTGTAATGGGTGTCAGTTTGATGGGGATGCTGTGGTGCATCTTCACTTATACAG TGTCACGTGAGATACCATTTGAAGGAGCGGGTTACTTAACAGACCAGACACCTGGAGGTCACCGCACATGGGGTCCACCTTCTCTCTCAGATGAGTTGACCAGCTCAGTATAA
- the engl gene encoding transforming growth factor beta receptor type 3 isoform X2 — protein MMPSLPGIGWTVFCVLLLWRRRAASSKERQCSVAQVGALHPVEALLEKFEAGPGCAARESGDKETHVIAVGRVTSGPDNMVTVLLKPLAPGQSGLRKVHLLLSSKQPISWRLEAERLPPDLPVLVKVSSNSSVQSQTLRLRVRPLHWVPFRPRALYRWALKHHGNLSSMTHVTHGNRVYVRLGEDLTQPPVCHLKSMFISNNYMTSDLQPQEIQGCDHSAATGNNLEVHVIKLYSAGSGLCGSLQVEVIVSLVPPSDTSLRQKVVLILSSSVPVNWAIVAHDVQGYIFIHSSNSVSPPYPPEPELTLTTTIIPDLSTIPDLLVWANDNGYNNVTSYTEADRANRFVIQLAGSGADVVGAMKPIAKRPKWAEERPLREWLNGGGRAEGDRDSFTVQCEDGRLSVAVDQRTLQTLSVPVSAVTLRDPTCQAQSNGSHFLLVFPVISCGTEGKLLPHTKRVQYKNMVLLWKDQPHTMLSHNETDWTSRSSLGIHFSCLDEVASTPQLGPAGNVNTSQVPWAPLPDRGPLHISTPKLKSGPLLLLKLFVTESYKQRRIGPCVIAADQRVYVEISAKGPFIDVAEVKSCVVSPLSDPKSSTFWTVISNNCPADPSLTFVHAKVKEETEDADEQEEEMEDRLEDKKGYKEISDEDKSVSHQAKPGKKGREGPSRKETVIRPLRFSFILRPVYNVSMQFLHCSLHLCVSDKTTREPTKKRVKKECPDAKDIPPLVSRTLGQKCEIRNLSRPIVVTQPLNSLAHKALKSTTGQRSKRLSVSPLAIPAPPQARVSGGGSLQTGPMIGIAFATFVMGVSLMGMLWCIFTYTVSREIPFEGAGYLTDQTPGGHRTWGPPSLSDELTSSV, from the exons ATGATGCCTTCATTGCCAGGAATTGGATGGACTGTTTTTTGCGTACTGCTGCTCTGGAGGAGACGGGCAG CTTCCAGTAAAGAGAGACAATGTTCCGTGGCTCAAGTGGGGGCGCTCCACCCAGTTGAGGCTCTGCTGGAGAAGTTTGAGGCTGGCCCAGGCTGTGCTGCCAGAGAGAGTGGGGACAAGGAGACTCATGTCATCGCAGTGGGGAGAGTAACCAGTGGCCCTGACAACATG GTCACAGTACTGTTGAAGCCCCTGGCCCCGGGCCAGTCAGGTTTGAGAAAAGTTCACTTACTACTCAGCTCCAAGCAACCAATCAGCTGGAGGCTGGAAGCTGAGAGACTGCCCCCTGACCTCCCTGTGCTAGTGAAG GTGTCCTCAAACTCCAGTGTTCAGTCCCAGACTCTACGCTTGCGTGTCCGGCCGCTACATTGGGTCCCTTTCCGTCCGCGCGCGCTGTACCGCTGGGCTCTGAAACACCATGGCAACCTGTCCTCTATGACACACGTTACACATGGAAACCGAGTGTATGTCCGACTGGGAGAGG ATCTGACTCAGCCTCCAGTGTGCCATCTTAAGTCAATGTTTATCTCCAACAACTACATGACCTCAGACCTGCAACCACAAGAAATACAAGGCTGCGACCATTCCGCAGCAACTGGAAACAACCTAGAGGTCCACGTGATCAAACTCTATTCAGCAGGCTCAGGACTCTGTGG CTCACTGCAGGTGGAGGTGATTGTGTCGCTTGTGCCCCCTTCGGACACTTCTTTGAGACAAAaggtggtgctgattctcaGCAGTTCGGTGCCAGTCAATTGGGCCATTGTTGCTCACGACGTCCAGggttatatttttattcat TCCTCTAATAGTGTTTCCCCTCCCTACCCTCCTGAGCCCGAACTGACTCTGACTACTACAATCATCCCCGACCTGTCCACCATACCGGACCTGCTTGTGTGGGCCAATGACAATGGCTACAACAATGTGACATCGTACACGGAAGCTGACCGGGCCAATCGCTTTGTGATCCAGCTGGCTGGGTCCGGGGCAG atGTAGTTGGAGCAATGAAGCCCATTGCCAAGAGGCCTAAGTGGGCTGAGGAGCGTCCCCTGAGAGAATGGCTCAATGGCGGCGGAAGAGCAGAAGGAGACCGAGACAGTTTCACAGTGCAGTGTGAAGACGGACGCCTGAGTGTGGCAGTGGACCAACGCACACTGCAG ACTTTGTCTGTGCCAGTTTCTGCTGTAACTTTGCGTGACCCAACATGCCAAGCTCAGTCCAATGGGAGTCATTTCCTGTTGGTGTTCCCAGTCATTTCCTGCGGGACTGAGGGGAAGCTCCTGCCACATACTAAACGGGTGCAGTACAAAAACATG GTGCTGTTATGGAAAGACCAGCCTCATACCATGTTGTCACATAATGAGACTGATTGGACATCCAGAAGTTCACTTGGTATACAT TTTAGCTGTTTGGATGAAGTCGCCAGCACACCTCAACTAGGTCCTGCTGGTAATGTCAATACTTCTCAGGTACCCTGGGCTCCCTTGCCTGATCGGGGACCACTCCACATCTCTACACCCAAACTCAAATCTGGGCCTTTGCTTCTTTTGAAGCTTTTCGTCACTGAGAGCTACAAGCAGCGACGCATTGGACCATGTGTCATTGCTGCAGACCAGCGTGTTTATGTCGAG ATTTCCGCCAAGGGGCCCTTCATAGACGTTGCTGAGGTGAAGTCGTGTGTTGTTTCGCCTCTGTCGGACCCCAAAAGCTCTACCTTCTGGACTGTCATAAGCAACAACTGTCCTGCAGACCCCTCACTTACCTTTGTGCATGCGAAAGTTAAGGAGGAGACAGAAGATGCTGatgagcaggaggaggagatggaaGACAGACTTGAAGATAAAAAAGGATACAAGGAGATCAGTGACGAAGACAAAAGTGTCTCCCATCAAGCCAAACCCGGCAAAAAAGGGAGAGAAGGACCCTCGAGGAAGGAAACGGTTATACGGCCATTAAGATTTAGTTTCATCCTACGGCCAGTTTACAATGTCTCCATGCAGTTTCTCCACTGCAGCCTTCACCTCTGTGTCTCTGACAAGACAACAAGGGAACCCACAAAGAAAAGAGTAAAGAAGGAATGTCCAGATGCTAAAGATATTCCTCCACTTGTTTCCAGGACACTTGGACAGAAG TGTGAGATTAGAAACCTCTCCCGGCCCATTGTGGTCACCCAGCCTCTTAACTCACTGGCACATAAAGCATTGAAGTCCACCACAGGCCAGCGAAGCAAACGACTCAGTGTCTCCCCTCTGGCCATTCCTGCCCCACCACAGGCAAGAG TATCTGGAGGTGGTTCATTGCAGACAGGACCAATGATAGGAATCGCCTTTGCAACCTTTGTAATGGGTGTCAGTTTGATGGGGATGCTGTGGTGCATCTTCACTTATACAG TGTCACGTGAGATACCATTTGAAGGAGCGGGTTACTTAACAGACCAGACACCTGGAGGTCACCGCACATGGGGTCCACCTTCTCTCTCAGATGAGTTGACCAGCTCAGTATAA